In Euzebya sp., the following proteins share a genomic window:
- a CDS encoding polyribonucleotide nucleotidyltransferase, producing MTKLGTHEASATIGGATITLESGKIAGQAGGSVVCHLGETILLVTSTASRAPKEHLDFFPLTVDFEEKMYAAGRIPGSFFKREGRPSENAILTCRLVDRPMRPTFADGLRNEVQVLITTLSADQSNPPDVLAINGASMATMLAGIPFDGPIAGVRMGMDREGAWTAFPTFEWMESEGVFDLVVAGRLNPTSGEIDILMVEAEATPNAVEMVEMGGVKPTEEVVAKALEESKGYLKQLCDLQNEFMATAGASGEPTREYPTFPAYDSRVYDTVERAAGKELGRVLVDDRLDKADRSDAIAELREQAIDAVFSNAGDVDVTDEELEKQAKNAFRSLEKSLIRRRVVNDGVRIDGRGPADIRALSAEVGVLPRAHGSGLFTRGETQVLNVLTLGMLRDAQRLDTIDPNTEKRYIHHYNFPPFSTGETGFMRGPKRREIGHGALAERALLPVIPGPNDFAYALRLVSEVVSSNGSTSMASVCASTLSLMDAGVPIAAPVAGIAMGLISEDGKYTTLTDIQGAEDAFGDMDFKVAGTADFITALQLDTKLSGIPAGVLGDALTQAKEARLEILDVITACISEPRQEMNPYAPRVHVEYIPGDKIGEVIGPKGKIIREITEETGAQIDVEDEAGRGVVRIYAADGPAADMALQRVRAIANPVVPQEGERYYGTVVKTVDFGAFVSLSPGADGLLHISKLGGSKRLAHADEAVSVGDKLWVEVAEVKGGNKFSLVLIDPPTDGDAAPAAEETPAPESAASEDREPANVGAASTDDADETSDGDRGRSRARERSGGDEGRRGRIRTRGGDDAGDEGGRRRRRRRG from the coding sequence ATGACGAAGCTCGGAACCCACGAGGCGTCCGCCACGATCGGCGGCGCCACCATCACCCTGGAGAGCGGCAAGATCGCCGGCCAGGCCGGCGGCTCGGTCGTCTGCCACCTCGGCGAGACCATCCTGCTGGTCACCTCGACGGCGAGCCGCGCGCCGAAGGAGCACCTCGACTTCTTCCCGCTGACCGTCGACTTCGAGGAGAAGATGTACGCCGCCGGGCGGATCCCCGGCTCGTTCTTCAAGCGCGAGGGACGCCCCTCGGAGAACGCGATCCTGACCTGCCGGCTGGTGGACCGCCCCATGCGGCCGACGTTCGCCGACGGCCTCCGCAACGAGGTCCAGGTCCTGATCACCACCCTGAGCGCGGACCAGTCCAACCCGCCGGACGTCCTCGCCATCAACGGCGCCTCGATGGCGACGATGCTCGCCGGGATCCCCTTCGACGGCCCGATCGCCGGCGTCCGCATGGGCATGGACCGCGAGGGTGCCTGGACCGCCTTCCCCACCTTCGAGTGGATGGAGTCCGAGGGCGTCTTCGACCTGGTCGTGGCCGGCCGGCTCAACCCGACGTCCGGTGAGATCGACATCCTGATGGTCGAGGCGGAGGCCACCCCCAACGCCGTCGAGATGGTCGAGATGGGCGGCGTCAAGCCGACCGAGGAGGTCGTCGCGAAGGCCCTCGAGGAGTCGAAGGGCTACCTCAAGCAGCTCTGCGACCTCCAGAACGAGTTCATGGCCACCGCCGGCGCATCCGGTGAGCCGACCCGCGAGTACCCGACCTTCCCCGCCTACGACTCCCGCGTCTACGACACCGTCGAGCGCGCGGCCGGCAAGGAGCTCGGTCGGGTCCTGGTCGACGACCGCCTCGACAAGGCGGACCGCTCCGACGCGATCGCCGAGCTGCGCGAGCAGGCCATCGACGCGGTGTTCAGCAACGCCGGCGACGTCGACGTCACCGACGAGGAGCTCGAGAAGCAGGCGAAGAACGCCTTCCGCTCCCTCGAGAAGAGCCTGATCCGACGCCGTGTCGTCAACGACGGCGTCCGCATCGACGGCCGTGGCCCCGCGGACATCCGCGCGCTGTCCGCCGAGGTCGGCGTGCTGCCCCGCGCCCACGGCTCCGGGCTGTTCACCCGCGGTGAGACCCAGGTCCTCAACGTCCTGACCCTCGGGATGCTCCGCGACGCCCAGCGGCTCGACACGATCGACCCGAACACCGAGAAGCGGTACATCCACCACTACAACTTCCCGCCGTTCTCCACCGGTGAGACCGGCTTCATGCGCGGCCCGAAGCGCCGCGAGATCGGGCACGGCGCCCTCGCCGAGCGGGCCCTCCTGCCGGTCATCCCCGGCCCGAACGACTTCGCCTACGCGCTGCGGCTGGTCAGCGAGGTCGTCTCGTCGAACGGCTCGACCTCGATGGCGTCGGTGTGCGCGTCGACGCTCAGCCTGATGGACGCCGGTGTGCCGATCGCCGCGCCCGTGGCCGGCATCGCCATGGGCCTCATCTCCGAGGACGGCAAGTACACGACGCTCACCGATATCCAGGGCGCGGAGGACGCGTTCGGCGACATGGACTTCAAGGTCGCCGGGACCGCGGACTTCATCACCGCCCTGCAGCTCGACACCAAGCTGAGCGGGATCCCCGCCGGCGTGCTGGGCGACGCGCTGACCCAGGCCAAGGAGGCCCGCCTCGAGATCCTCGACGTCATCACGGCCTGCATCAGCGAGCCGCGCCAGGAGATGAACCCGTACGCGCCGCGCGTCCACGTGGAGTACATCCCCGGCGACAAGATCGGCGAGGTGATCGGCCCGAAGGGGAAGATCATCCGCGAGATCACCGAGGAGACCGGCGCCCAGATCGACGTCGAGGACGAGGCCGGCCGCGGTGTGGTCCGCATCTACGCCGCCGACGGCCCCGCCGCCGACATGGCGCTGCAGCGCGTCCGCGCGATCGCCAACCCCGTCGTCCCCCAGGAGGGCGAGCGCTACTACGGCACGGTCGTCAAGACCGTCGACTTCGGCGCCTTCGTCAGCCTGAGCCCCGGCGCCGACGGCCTGCTGCACATCTCGAAGCTGGGCGGCTCCAAGCGGCTCGCGCACGCCGACGAGGCCGTCAGCGTCGGCGACAAGCTCTGGGTCGAGGTCGCCGAGGTCAAGGGAGGCAACAAGTTCTCCCTCGTCCTGATCGACCCGCCGACCGACGGCGACGCCGCCCCGGCGGCCGAGGAGACCCCCGCGCCGGAGTCCGCGGCCAGCGAGGACCGCGAGCCGGCGAACGTCGGCGCCGCCTCCACCGACGACGCGGACGAGACGTCGGACGGTGACCGGGGCCGCTCCCGGGCACGCGAGCGCAGCGGCGGTGACGAGGGTCGCCGCGGCCGCATCCGCACGCGCGGCGGTGACGACGCCGGTGACGAGGGCGGCCGTCGCCGTCGGCGTCGCCGCGGCTGA
- the rpsO gene encoding 30S ribosomal protein S15: MAKAPIPDKETILSEYATHEGDTGSPEVQVALLTARINHLTEHLKTHAKDHHSRRGLLMLVGRRRNLLGYLQRKDIDRYRDLIGRLGLRR, translated from the coding sequence ATGGCCAAGGCGCCGATCCCCGACAAAGAGACCATCCTGAGCGAGTACGCCACCCACGAGGGTGACACCGGCTCACCGGAGGTCCAGGTCGCCCTGCTGACCGCGCGGATCAACCACCTGACCGAACACCTCAAGACCCACGCCAAGGACCACCACTCCCGCCGCGGCCTGCTGATGCTGGTCGGGCGGCGCCGGAACCTCCTCGGCTACCTGCAGCGCAAGGACATCGACCGCTACCGCGACCTGATCGGTCGTCTCGGCCTGCGACGCTAG
- a CDS encoding BON domain-containing protein: MGRIKTAIRSFTFGAAAGAAAMYYTDPERGRERRQQAAEQAEAAARALSEQTGGTSDDLARRAAGQVAEATRPLHDSGPDTDNALSDRVQTEIKADDRFSHLNIDVVEGDVTVRGTLDSDDARGEMVSRIEGIPGVSSVIDLTHPQGTPAPTR; this comes from the coding sequence ATGGGACGCATCAAGACCGCCATCCGCTCGTTCACCTTCGGCGCCGCCGCCGGCGCCGCCGCGATGTACTACACCGACCCCGAGCGTGGCCGGGAGCGCCGTCAGCAGGCCGCCGAGCAGGCCGAGGCGGCCGCCCGCGCGCTGTCGGAGCAGACCGGCGGCACGAGCGACGACCTGGCCCGCCGCGCCGCCGGTCAGGTCGCCGAGGCCACCCGTCCGCTGCACGACTCCGGCCCGGACACCGACAACGCGCTGAGCGACCGGGTCCAGACCGAGATCAAGGCCGACGACCGGTTCAGCCACCTCAACATCGACGTCGTCGAGGGTGACGTCACGGTGCGCGGGACGCTCGACTCCGATGACGCGCGCGGCGAGATGGTGTCCCGGATCGAGGGCATCCCGGGCGTGAGCTCGGTCATCGACCTGACCCACCCGCAGGGCACGCCGGCGCCGACGCGCTGA
- a CDS encoding RlpA-like double-psi beta-barrel domain-containing protein gives MSRVTAAVVVALALPACGGAADVAAPPPAVGTVDDPGAAARAAALARYDGGGRSAPVTATTPDVVGRTPEDAEALLAEADLDLRLVAYDRTQPITVQWPRAGQPVPLDRTIEGWLGEPPATEEPAVANPSPAPPAAGPDVAGAAAPAPSATPDPAPSPTSAPASTEVAASYVLPPHTDGLLRTNPRRLPALPLGTQLTGRASWYGPGFQGLTTACGSTFDMNAATIATRELRCGTVVRITGPTGRTVEATVTDWGPAEWTGRRFDLSAAVFNAIAPLGTGVIDVRVVTANVPG, from the coding sequence GTGAGCAGGGTCACGGCGGCGGTCGTCGTCGCGCTCGCGCTGCCCGCGTGCGGTGGGGCGGCGGACGTCGCCGCGCCTCCCCCGGCCGTGGGCACCGTCGACGATCCGGGGGCGGCGGCGCGGGCGGCGGCGCTGGCCCGGTACGACGGCGGCGGCAGGTCCGCGCCGGTCACCGCGACCACACCTGACGTGGTGGGCCGGACACCCGAGGACGCCGAGGCGCTCCTCGCCGAGGCCGACCTCGACCTGCGGCTGGTGGCGTACGACCGCACCCAGCCGATCACCGTGCAGTGGCCCCGTGCGGGCCAACCCGTCCCCCTCGACCGGACGATCGAGGGCTGGCTGGGCGAACCGCCCGCGACCGAGGAGCCGGCCGTGGCGAACCCCTCCCCCGCTCCCCCGGCGGCCGGGCCTGACGTCGCAGGCGCGGCGGCGCCGGCCCCCAGCGCGACGCCGGATCCAGCCCCGTCCCCGACCTCGGCCCCGGCCTCGACGGAGGTCGCCGCCAGCTACGTCCTGCCGCCGCACACCGACGGGCTGCTCCGCACCAACCCGCGCCGGCTGCCGGCCCTGCCCCTCGGCACCCAGCTGACCGGGCGGGCCAGCTGGTACGGGCCGGGCTTCCAGGGCCTGACCACCGCCTGCGGGAGCACCTTCGACATGAACGCCGCGACGATCGCCACCCGGGAGCTGCGCTGCGGCACGGTCGTGCGCATCACCGGGCCGACGGGCCGGACGGTCGAGGCGACCGTCACCGACTGGGGCCCCGCGGAGTGGACCGGACGGCGCTTCGACCTGTCCGCGGCGGTGTTCAACGCCATCGCCCCGCTCGGCACGGGCGTGATCGACGTCCGGGTCGTGACCGCGAACGTCCCGGGCTGA
- a CDS encoding bifunctional riboflavin kinase/FAD synthetase translates to MDGQIRIGLEAVEPAPSVVAIGFFDGVHRGHQSLISRAQKAAGEHGVRTVVVTFDRHPMEVVNPGARPPLLMGLDQRLRTLADLDVDLVVALPFDDDLRHLAPDDFVAHVLGGALQARHVVVGANFRFGHKAAGDVTTLADLGPSFGFTSEAVTLLEVDGVVISSTEIRGAVERGDVEQARRWLGRPHTLEGIVVRGDQRGRELGYPTANLLLDDRAAIPAEGVYAGRFRLVDGTWRPAAISVGRNPTFEGITAVRVEAFVIDFADDLYGVEAAVSFTHHLRGQQRFDSVEELVAQMGDDVEETRRLLAEDG, encoded by the coding sequence GTGGACGGACAGATCAGGATCGGGCTCGAGGCCGTCGAGCCCGCCCCCTCCGTCGTCGCCATCGGCTTCTTCGACGGCGTCCACCGCGGCCACCAGTCGCTGATCTCACGAGCCCAGAAGGCCGCGGGGGAGCACGGCGTCCGCACCGTCGTCGTCACCTTCGACCGCCACCCGATGGAGGTCGTCAACCCCGGCGCGCGGCCCCCGCTGCTGATGGGCCTCGACCAGCGGCTGCGCACCCTCGCCGACCTCGACGTCGACCTGGTCGTGGCGCTCCCCTTCGACGACGACCTGCGCCACCTCGCTCCCGACGACTTCGTCGCCCACGTCCTCGGCGGCGCCCTGCAGGCCCGCCACGTCGTCGTCGGCGCCAACTTCCGGTTCGGCCACAAGGCCGCGGGTGACGTCACGACGCTGGCCGATCTCGGGCCGTCGTTCGGCTTCACCTCCGAGGCGGTCACCCTCCTCGAGGTCGACGGCGTCGTCATCTCCTCGACCGAGATCCGCGGCGCGGTCGAGCGGGGCGACGTCGAGCAGGCGCGCCGCTGGCTCGGACGACCGCACACCCTGGAGGGCATCGTCGTCCGCGGTGACCAGCGCGGACGGGAGCTGGGGTACCCGACCGCCAACCTCCTCCTCGACGACCGCGCTGCGATCCCCGCAGAGGGGGTCTACGCGGGACGCTTCCGACTGGTCGACGGGACCTGGCGGCCCGCCGCGATCTCGGTCGGCCGCAACCCGACGTTCGAGGGCATCACCGCGGTCCGCGTCGAGGCGTTCGTCATCGACTTCGCCGACGACCTCTACGGCGTCGAGGCCGCCGTGAGCTTCACCCACCACCTCCGCGGGCAGCAGCGCTTCGACTCCGTCGAGGAGCTGGTCGCCCAGATGGGCGACGACGTGGAGGAGACCCGCCGCCTCCTCGCCGAGGACGGGTAG
- the truB gene encoding tRNA pseudouridine(55) synthase TruB, producing MTAPAPAPGTDGVEGVVVVDKGPGMTSHDVVGAIRRIVGSKPGRRGNRRGPKVGHAGTLDPDATGVLVVCIGRATRLVPYLQASEKTYDARMRLGRTTTTLDAAGEETSVTDASAVTEEALCDALKAFVGDITQIPPMVSAVKVGGERLYAKARRGEEVERDPRPVTIHDIVLADFVPGPAAEATFLVTCSAGTYIRTLAADVGDRLGVGAHLTALRRLGSGRFAADDARDLDALQKMAEAGDFADAVMSPADAMAEFPSIIVSGDDAAAVRNGRPLPSTGHDGTVCVLDEGGDLLAVMTDDGRSARPDVVFN from the coding sequence GTGACCGCACCCGCCCCCGCCCCGGGCACGGACGGCGTCGAGGGGGTCGTCGTGGTCGACAAGGGCCCCGGCATGACCTCGCACGACGTCGTCGGCGCCATCCGGCGGATCGTCGGGTCCAAGCCGGGACGTCGCGGCAACCGGAGGGGACCGAAGGTCGGGCACGCCGGCACCCTCGACCCCGACGCGACGGGTGTCCTCGTCGTGTGCATCGGCCGCGCCACCCGGCTGGTGCCCTACCTCCAGGCGTCGGAGAAGACCTACGACGCGCGGATGCGGCTCGGCCGGACCACGACCACGCTGGACGCCGCCGGCGAGGAGACGTCCGTCACCGACGCGTCCGCGGTCACCGAGGAGGCGCTGTGCGACGCGCTCAAGGCCTTCGTCGGCGACATCACCCAGATCCCGCCGATGGTGTCGGCGGTCAAGGTGGGCGGTGAGCGGCTGTACGCCAAGGCGCGCCGGGGTGAGGAGGTCGAGCGCGACCCCCGACCGGTCACGATCCACGACATCGTCCTGGCCGACTTCGTCCCCGGCCCCGCGGCCGAGGCGACGTTCCTCGTGACCTGCTCGGCGGGCACGTACATCCGCACCCTCGCCGCCGACGTGGGTGACCGCCTCGGCGTGGGCGCCCACCTCACCGCGCTCCGGCGGCTCGGGTCCGGCCGGTTCGCCGCCGACGACGCGCGGGACCTCGACGCGCTGCAGAAGATGGCTGAGGCGGGCGACTTCGCCGACGCGGTCATGTCACCCGCGGACGCCATGGCCGAGTTCCCGTCGATCATCGTGTCCGGTGACGACGCCGCGGCGGTGCGCAACGGCAGGCCGCTGCCGAGCACCGGCCACGACGGGACGGTCTGCGTCCTCGACGAGGGCGGGGACCTCCTCGCGGTCATGACCGACGACGGGCGATCCGCCCGTCCCGACGTGGTCTTCAACTAG
- a CDS encoding bifunctional oligoribonuclease/PAP phosphatase NrnA: protein MASDPGLLDRPAALEGAMADAVEALREAGTVVVTGHVNPDGDALGSLLALTAALDGLGITAIPAWGSRDPGEPPAPVDPAWSFLPLLDRVAHPDDVPAAPDVVLACDSAAAHRLGTLSGVLDGAGTVVVVDHHAVGEAFGDIRVVDPTASSTGVLALRLIDALGAEVTSAIADALYLAVLTDTGRFGFAATTPDDHRVAARLLEAGADHVGIARAVYESASPGFLTLVSRVTGRARVDDRMVCSWVSIADVADTGAGDTDVDGLIDLLRKVESADVTCLLRETAAGAWRTSLRSRGAVDVAAVAQGLGGGGHRMAAGFTGHGDVEDVIAAVAARLRGLPS from the coding sequence ATGGCGAGTGACCCGGGGCTGCTCGACCGACCGGCCGCGCTGGAGGGTGCCATGGCTGACGCCGTCGAGGCCCTCCGCGAAGCGGGCACGGTGGTCGTCACCGGCCACGTCAACCCCGACGGCGATGCGCTCGGATCGCTGCTCGCGCTGACCGCGGCGCTCGACGGGCTGGGGATCACGGCGATCCCCGCGTGGGGGTCGCGGGATCCCGGTGAGCCGCCGGCGCCGGTCGACCCCGCGTGGTCGTTCCTCCCGCTCCTGGACCGCGTCGCCCACCCCGACGACGTCCCGGCGGCCCCCGACGTGGTCCTCGCGTGCGACTCCGCCGCCGCGCACCGGCTGGGGACCCTGTCCGGTGTGCTCGACGGCGCCGGGACGGTCGTCGTCGTCGACCACCACGCCGTGGGGGAGGCCTTCGGCGACATCCGCGTCGTCGACCCGACCGCCTCGTCCACGGGGGTGCTCGCCCTGCGGCTCATCGACGCCCTGGGGGCGGAGGTGACGTCGGCGATCGCGGACGCCCTCTACCTCGCCGTCCTCACCGACACCGGCCGGTTCGGCTTCGCGGCGACCACCCCCGATGACCACCGCGTCGCCGCCCGGCTGCTCGAGGCCGGCGCGGACCACGTCGGCATCGCCCGGGCCGTGTACGAGTCGGCCAGCCCCGGCTTCCTCACCCTCGTGAGCCGCGTCACCGGCAGGGCCAGGGTCGACGACCGGATGGTCTGCAGCTGGGTGTCGATCGCCGACGTCGCCGACACCGGCGCGGGCGACACCGACGTCGACGGCCTGATCGACCTGCTCCGCAAGGTCGAGTCCGCGGACGTGACCTGCCTGCTGCGCGAGACCGCAGCCGGCGCCTGGCGGACCTCTCTCCGCTCCCGCGGCGCGGTCGACGTCGCCGCGGTGGCCCAGGGCCTCGGCGGCGGCGGGCACCGGATGGCCGCGGGCTTCACCGGCCACGGCGACGTCGAGGACGTGATCGCGGCGGTCGCCGCCCGCCTGCGTGGACTCCCGTCGTGA
- the rbfA gene encoding 30S ribosome-binding factor RbfA: protein MSSPEKGRRLAERVKELVGAMLPKVKDPRVGFVTITDVRMSRDNELATVYYTVLPDTAVERERTAAGLESASGLIRRDLGQALGVRKVPEVVFAIDDVADRGRRIEAILDSLADSEQGPARPDAQDVEAGPDGE from the coding sequence ATGAGCAGTCCGGAGAAGGGCCGGCGCCTCGCCGAGCGGGTCAAGGAGCTCGTCGGCGCCATGCTGCCGAAGGTGAAGGACCCGCGGGTCGGGTTCGTGACGATCACCGACGTGCGCATGTCGCGCGACAACGAGCTGGCGACCGTCTACTACACCGTCCTCCCCGACACCGCGGTCGAGCGCGAGCGGACCGCCGCCGGCCTCGAGTCGGCCAGCGGCCTGATCCGCCGCGACCTCGGCCAGGCACTCGGGGTCCGAAAGGTCCCCGAGGTCGTCTTCGCCATCGACGACGTCGCCGACCGGGGACGTCGGATCGAGGCGATCCTCGACTCCCTCGCCGACTCCGAGCAGGGGCCCGCGCGCCCGGACGCCCAGGACGTGGAGGCCGGACCCGATGGCGAGTGA
- a CDS encoding DUF503 domain-containing protein encodes MLAVLVEVDLHIPASRSLKDKRGVIRRLQSRLRTDLGVSVAEVDHQDLRQRCGLGIAIACSDETTGRRVVQDVERIIARAVETEVLDLHVDVVETEDRGFSMASRDPRVGVDGILLDDVAIDIEVDHR; translated from the coding sequence GTGCTCGCCGTGCTCGTCGAAGTCGACCTCCACATCCCCGCGTCCCGGAGCCTCAAGGACAAGCGGGGGGTGATCCGGCGGCTCCAGTCGCGGCTCCGGACCGACCTCGGCGTCTCCGTCGCGGAGGTCGACCACCAGGACCTCCGCCAGCGCTGCGGCCTCGGGATCGCCATCGCCTGCAGCGACGAGACCACCGGTCGGCGGGTCGTCCAGGACGTCGAGCGGATCATCGCCCGGGCGGTCGAGACCGAGGTCCTCGACCTGCACGTCGACGTGGTGGAGACCGAGGACCGCGGCTTCTCGATGGCCTCCCGCGACCCCCGGGTCGGCGTCGACGGGATCCTCCTCGACGACGTGGCCATCGACATCGAGGTCGATCACCGATGA
- a CDS encoding type 1 glutamine amidotransferase domain-containing protein translates to MAHDLTGKTVALLVAPRGTEEPEFVQPREALTGAGAQVHVISTETGEAQTVNSDLDPGGSYPITHAIGDVSADDYDGVVIPGGTVGADTLRASEDVVSFIRTFFSQSKPVAAICHGPWTLVEADAVSGRTLTSYPSLQTDIRNAGGTWVDEEVVVDQGLVTSRNPGDLDAFCAKVVEEIAEGRHAEQSRSVA, encoded by the coding sequence ATGGCACACGACCTGACCGGCAAGACCGTCGCACTCCTGGTGGCCCCCCGCGGCACCGAGGAGCCCGAGTTCGTCCAGCCCCGGGAGGCCCTGACCGGCGCCGGCGCGCAGGTCCACGTGATCTCCACCGAGACCGGCGAGGCCCAGACCGTCAACTCCGACCTCGACCCCGGCGGGAGCTACCCGATCACGCACGCGATCGGCGACGTCAGCGCCGACGACTACGACGGCGTCGTCATCCCCGGCGGCACGGTGGGCGCCGACACGCTCCGGGCGTCCGAGGACGTCGTCAGCTTCATCCGGACCTTCTTCTCCCAGTCCAAGCCCGTCGCGGCGATATGCCACGGCCCCTGGACGCTGGTCGAGGCGGACGCGGTCAGCGGTCGGACGCTGACGTCCTACCCGTCGCTGCAGACCGACATCCGCAACGCCGGCGGCACGTGGGTCGACGAGGAGGTCGTGGTCGACCAGGGTCTCGTCACCAGCCGGAACCCCGGTGACCTCGACGCGTTCTGCGCGAAGGTCGTCGAGGAGATCGCCGAGGGCCGACACGCCGAGCAGTCCCGCTCCGTCGCCTGA
- a CDS encoding cupin domain-containing protein yields MDTTTTPARSPEVIAPGSGHHLHFLNHLATVKVSAGELGAMSAIEFTAPRGFGPPLHRHRDEDELFVMLDGRIDCTAGARRLTAEEGAVVMLPSGVPHTFQVLSDTARFICVTASRTAAPTFDRMVVALGVATDVPTIPTAAYIDAAHVADVCAAHGIDVVGPPPAALPAEPVGEVR; encoded by the coding sequence ATGGACACCACGACAACCCCGGCCCGGAGCCCCGAGGTCATCGCACCCGGCTCCGGGCACCACCTGCACTTCCTCAACCACCTGGCCACGGTCAAGGTCAGCGCCGGCGAGCTCGGCGCGATGAGCGCCATCGAGTTCACCGCCCCCCGCGGCTTCGGCCCGCCGCTGCACCGCCATCGCGACGAGGACGAGCTGTTCGTCATGCTCGACGGCCGCATCGACTGCACCGCGGGTGCACGCCGGCTGACCGCCGAGGAGGGGGCGGTGGTCATGTTGCCGAGCGGCGTGCCCCACACCTTCCAGGTGCTGAGCGACACCGCCCGGTTCATCTGCGTGACCGCCTCCCGGACCGCCGCGCCGACCTTCGACCGGATGGTGGTCGCCCTCGGCGTCGCGACCGACGTCCCGACCATCCCGACCGCCGCCTACATCGACGCCGCCCACGTGGCCGACGTCTGCGCCGCCCACGGCATCGACGTCGTCGGTCCGCCGCCGGCCGCGCTGCCGGCCGAGCCGGTGGGGGAGGTGCGCTGA
- a CDS encoding alpha/beta fold hydrolase: MEEVAGAGPLAEGEVPPIRFAQARGARLAYQRFGAGSETVVAIPPTAQNIEVSWERPEIRGMLTRFASFCTYLHFDKRGTGCSDRRSRVADVDERVEDLRAVMDDAGIGRAHLFGSSEGGPMTLLFAATYPDRVASVMLFGSGASLHPADLSEQELAELRTVHRLFAAAWGTPESPVAHAFAPSLVAADPSFVEWHQRYERVAASQDSLRDLLELSIHMDAREVLPALAVPVMVIHRTEDRVVSVERGREVAEAVPDAVLLEQPGVDHFAYAGDVDGWMDAYERFVTGQVRSTRVAAATPPAVRILTLGRFAATVDGDEVPVSAWGSRLARQLCKRLVAARGWPVTREELFDLLWPDEVDRRRLGARLSVQLSTVRRVLRGGVIADRETVRLDLEQVVTDLEDLHRATDDAGTLDTYTGEFLPEDRYEGWAEPVREAARSRAADAARRLLAEAIATGATGRAGDLARRLLSLDRYDEAAHRALVRLAAGDGGLEAARRAHDAWAAAMAELDLPVPSLADVIGS, from the coding sequence ATGGAGGAGGTGGCGGGCGCGGGTCCACTGGCCGAGGGGGAGGTGCCCCCGATCCGCTTCGCCCAGGCACGCGGTGCCAGGCTGGCCTACCAGCGGTTCGGGGCCGGGTCGGAGACAGTCGTGGCGATCCCGCCGACCGCCCAGAACATCGAGGTGTCCTGGGAGCGCCCCGAGATCCGCGGGATGTTGACGCGCTTCGCGTCCTTCTGCACCTACCTGCACTTCGACAAGCGCGGAACCGGGTGCAGCGACCGGCGCAGCCGTGTCGCCGACGTCGACGAGCGGGTCGAGGACCTCCGGGCGGTGATGGACGACGCCGGCATCGGGCGCGCCCACCTCTTCGGGTCCTCCGAGGGGGGGCCGATGACGCTGCTGTTCGCCGCCACCTACCCCGACCGGGTCGCCAGCGTGATGCTGTTCGGCTCCGGCGCCTCGCTGCACCCCGCCGACCTGTCCGAGCAGGAGCTCGCCGAGCTGCGGACGGTGCACCGCCTGTTCGCCGCGGCGTGGGGCACGCCAGAGTCGCCCGTCGCGCACGCCTTCGCGCCCAGCCTGGTGGCCGCCGACCCGTCGTTCGTCGAGTGGCACCAGCGCTACGAACGCGTCGCAGCCAGCCAGGACTCGCTGCGGGACCTCCTCGAGCTGTCCATCCACATGGATGCTCGTGAGGTCCTCCCCGCCCTCGCGGTGCCCGTCATGGTCATCCACCGCACCGAGGACCGCGTCGTCTCGGTCGAGCGCGGTCGCGAGGTGGCGGAGGCCGTCCCGGACGCGGTCCTCCTCGAGCAGCCCGGTGTGGACCACTTCGCCTACGCGGGTGATGTCGACGGGTGGATGGACGCCTACGAGCGGTTCGTGACCGGCCAGGTCCGCTCGACCCGCGTGGCCGCCGCCACCCCACCGGCTGTCCGGATCCTCACCCTCGGGCGCTTCGCCGCCACCGTCGACGGCGACGAGGTGCCGGTCAGCGCGTGGGGCTCGCGGCTCGCGCGGCAGCTGTGCAAGCGGCTGGTGGCCGCCCGGGGGTGGCCGGTGACCCGCGAGGAGCTGTTCGACCTGCTGTGGCCGGACGAGGTGGATCGCCGCAGGTTGGGCGCGAGGCTGTCGGTGCAGCTGTCCACGGTGCGGCGCGTGCTGCGCGGCGGGGTCATCGCCGACCGCGAGACCGTCCGCCTCGACCTCGAGCAGGTCGTCACCGACCTGGAGGACCTCCACCGGGCGACCGACGACGCGGGGACCCTGGACACCTACACCGGTGAGTTCCTGCCCGAGGACCGCTACGAGGGCTGGGCGGAACCGGTGCGTGAGGCGGCCCGCTCACGGGCGGCTGACGCCGCCCGCCGGCTGCTCGCGGAGGCGATCGCCACCGGCGCCACCGGCCGCGCGGGGGACCTGGCCCGCCGCCTCCTGTCACTGGACCGCTACGACGAGGCCGCCCACCGCGCGCTGGTCCGCCTCGCGGCGGGCGACGGCGGGTTGGAAGCGGCCCGGCGCGCCCACGACGCGTGGGCGGCGGCCATGGCGGAGCTCGACCTGCCGGTCCCGTCCCTCGCCGACGTGATCGGCAGCTGA